A single region of the Malaclemys terrapin pileata isolate rMalTer1 chromosome 2, rMalTer1.hap1, whole genome shotgun sequence genome encodes:
- the LOC128833042 gene encoding putative golgin subfamily A member 6-like protein 3: protein MEGTSAAANSSSLPPPSRRLSQIRRRKKRTREDMFSEIMESSRSDRAHVNEWKETVSKYRKEVSEHEERRDQREERRDARDERWRQEDQRMKDATLGLLRRLVEVQERLLENRLPLQPLFHPPPSPCSVSSSPRRVRTRGARLRTPSHSTPVDSPSKRLSFF from the exons atggaagggacctcag cagctgcaaattcctcaagcctccctcctccatcccgaaggttatcacagataaggcgtcgtaagaagagaacgcgagaggacatgttttctgaaattatggaatccagccgcagtgacagagctcatgtgaatgagtggaaggaaacagtttcaaagtatagaaaagaagtcagtgaacatgaggagaggagggaccaacgtgaggagaggagggacgctcgagatgagaggtggcggcaggaagaccagaggatgaaggatgcaacgctggggctgctccggcgtctggtggaggttcaggaacggctgctggaaaacagactgccgcttcagcccctgttccaccctcccccctccccatgttccgtatcctcctcacccagacgtgtaagaacgcggggggcgaggctccgtacaccttcccattccaccccagtagacagcccaagcaaaaggctgtcatttttttaa